A single region of the Salarchaeum japonicum genome encodes:
- a CDS encoding substrate-binding domain-containing protein — MTANLNSNRRTFLKGSVGALALTTAAGCLGDSGSGSGDAPGADGEMIMTTSTETTSAYAMSQAIANRVNQNTDAVTVDARPSEGTNANIGRLSRDEADISYIQNWTASKVANNEAPFEDIEFTPTQVFHLYDLAWLLTSPNDGWTSVSDIQPNSRVSPTPRGSGTAEMLQHSLDYVVDDYERVSISYGNQASAMSEGRLDVGAATFINESVEPGWVQQMKSTVDLRVLQWPEDAVSQLEDDPAVIISDIDMGGFEGYAYAPDTLHTPTLAYNFVVRNDFSYDTLYSFLETLWAQREALQEDNALLGGLADGEFWTQNAYDTLPFHPAAADFYQEKGVWSDEFEVADE; from the coding sequence ATGACTGCCAATCTGAACTCCAATCGCAGAACCTTCTTGAAAGGCTCCGTCGGAGCGCTCGCACTCACCACCGCCGCCGGCTGTCTCGGAGACAGCGGAAGCGGGAGCGGTGACGCGCCGGGCGCGGACGGCGAGATGATAATGACCACCTCGACGGAAACCACGTCCGCGTACGCGATGAGTCAGGCAATCGCGAACCGCGTAAACCAGAACACGGACGCGGTCACCGTCGACGCTCGACCGAGCGAAGGAACGAACGCCAACATCGGCCGTCTCTCGCGCGACGAAGCCGACATCTCCTACATCCAGAACTGGACCGCGAGCAAGGTCGCGAACAACGAAGCGCCCTTCGAGGACATCGAGTTCACGCCGACGCAGGTCTTCCACCTCTACGACCTCGCGTGGCTCCTCACGTCCCCGAACGACGGCTGGACGTCCGTCTCCGACATCCAGCCGAACAGTCGGGTGTCCCCGACGCCGCGCGGATCCGGTACCGCCGAGATGCTCCAGCACTCCCTCGACTACGTCGTCGACGACTACGAGCGCGTGAGCATCAGTTACGGCAACCAGGCGAGCGCGATGAGCGAGGGTCGCCTCGACGTGGGCGCGGCGACCTTCATCAACGAGTCCGTCGAACCCGGCTGGGTGCAGCAGATGAAGAGCACCGTCGACCTCCGCGTCCTCCAGTGGCCGGAGGACGCGGTCTCCCAGCTCGAAGACGACCCCGCGGTCATCATCTCCGACATCGACATGGGCGGCTTCGAGGGTTACGCGTACGCGCCGGACACCCTCCACACGCCGACGCTCGCGTACAACTTCGTCGTACGGAACGACTTCTCCTACGACACGCTCTACTCCTTCCTCGAAACCCTCTGGGCGCAGCGCGAAGCCCTCCAGGAGGACAACGCGCTCCTCGGCGGCCTCGCGGACGGCGAGTTCTGGACGCAGAACGCGTACGACACGCTCCCGTTCCACCCGGCCGCCGCCGACTTCTACCAGGAAAAGGGCGTCTGGTCGGACGAGTTCGAGGTCGCTGACGAGTAG
- a CDS encoding serine/threonine-protein kinase RIO2, translated as MVQNVAQEVAELEQEDFNLLSGVEHGMRFSEWVAREKLPEFARLTEEEVDYRLDRVEDRGLVERQTIQYEGFRLTFEGYDVLALKSFAERDTVEGFGAPLGVGKESDVFEVQSYKPMALKFHREGYTNFREVNKERDYTSEKEHVSWFYTARKAAEREHEALETLYPDVRVPRPVDQNRHAIVMEKIDGVELNRAKLDTDQAEGVLDLVLQEMALAYAKGFVHADISEYNVFVHESGITLFDWPQSVPTEHENARELLGRDVKNIVSYFQRKYPNAVSEPDVDAVADAVAADSFERIENY; from the coding sequence ATGGTTCAGAACGTCGCCCAGGAGGTCGCGGAACTGGAGCAGGAGGACTTCAACCTCCTCTCGGGCGTGGAGCACGGGATGCGTTTTTCGGAGTGGGTGGCGCGGGAGAAGCTCCCCGAGTTCGCGCGGCTCACCGAGGAGGAGGTGGATTACCGACTCGACCGCGTGGAAGACCGCGGACTGGTGGAGCGCCAGACCATCCAGTACGAGGGGTTCCGGCTGACCTTCGAGGGGTACGACGTGCTCGCGCTGAAGTCCTTTGCGGAGCGCGACACCGTCGAAGGGTTCGGCGCGCCACTGGGCGTCGGGAAGGAGTCCGACGTGTTCGAGGTGCAGTCGTACAAGCCGATGGCGCTCAAGTTCCACCGCGAGGGGTACACGAACTTCCGCGAGGTGAACAAAGAACGCGATTACACGAGCGAGAAAGAACACGTCTCGTGGTTCTACACCGCGCGGAAAGCCGCCGAACGCGAGCACGAGGCGCTCGAAACCCTGTATCCCGACGTGCGGGTGCCGCGGCCCGTCGACCAGAACCGGCACGCCATCGTGATGGAGAAGATCGACGGCGTGGAGCTGAACCGCGCGAAGCTCGACACCGACCAGGCGGAGGGCGTGCTCGACCTCGTCCTGCAGGAGATGGCGCTCGCGTACGCGAAGGGGTTCGTGCACGCGGACATCTCCGAGTACAACGTGTTCGTCCACGAGTCCGGTATCACGCTGTTCGACTGGCCGCAGTCCGTTCCGACGGAACACGAGAACGCGCGCGAGTTGCTGGGCCGGGACGTGAAGAACATCGTCTCCTACTTCCAGCGGAAGTACCCGAACGCCGTCTCCGAACCGGACGTCGACGCGGTCGCGGACGCCGTCGCCGCCGATTCTTTCGAGCGTATCGAGAACTACTGA
- a CDS encoding signal peptidase I — protein sequence MLTRDTLTRVAQYAGVALLLAVVVPSVVFAVPQVAGADNSYVVLSSSMSPTIHAGDAVVVDGVSPDDIDERDIITFHATGATADTGLVTHRVIDVVERDDGRYFRTQGDANEEPDGELVPAENVVGVVRFHIPYFGYLVQFVNTGNGMLLFVVVPAVLLVLNELWNFRTALTDDEDPDTPAEND from the coding sequence ATGCTCACCAGAGACACCCTCACGAGAGTCGCACAGTACGCCGGAGTCGCACTCCTCCTCGCCGTCGTCGTTCCGTCCGTCGTGTTCGCGGTTCCGCAGGTCGCCGGCGCGGACAACAGCTACGTCGTCCTCTCCTCCAGCATGTCCCCGACGATTCACGCGGGCGACGCGGTCGTCGTCGACGGCGTCTCCCCGGACGACATCGACGAACGCGACATCATCACCTTCCACGCGACCGGCGCGACCGCCGACACCGGCCTCGTCACCCACCGCGTCATCGACGTCGTCGAACGCGACGACGGCCGGTACTTCCGCACGCAGGGCGACGCGAACGAGGAACCCGACGGCGAACTCGTCCCCGCCGAGAACGTCGTCGGCGTCGTCCGCTTCCACATCCCCTACTTCGGCTACCTCGTCCAGTTCGTCAACACCGGCAACGGCATGCTCCTGTTCGTCGTCGTCCCCGCCGTCCTCCTCGTCCTGAACGAACTCTGGAACTTCCGAACCGCCCTCACCGACGACGAAGACCCCGACACACCCGCGGAAAACGACTAA